The Thamnophis elegans isolate rThaEle1 chromosome Z, rThaEle1.pri, whole genome shotgun sequence genome contains a region encoding:
- the TMEM196 gene encoding transmembrane protein 196: MCTSSQIIGSLLLLSMLEIGLGVSSVAVGAVSFSFVFAGSERSTQLGDSSPVWSGVCFLLCGVCGIFCAKKKSGLIMILFSACCICGLIGGILNFQFLRALTKKSSALYPLHLTSMSLACIGIGGCTLSSWLTCRLASYEQRRMFSEREHSLHHSHEMAEKRLRGIEIIDLPSCPVIPPTPELPPSRQVSISPHPHLNQHYLAPYLEIPAESKEVTDNMCNGGPHLIYNGRAY, translated from the exons ATGTGCACCAGCAGCCAGATCATCGGGAGCCTCTTGCTGTTATCCATGCTGGAGATAGGGCTGGGAGTCTCTAGCGTGGCCGTGGGGGCAGTCAGCTTCAGCTTCGTTTTTGCAGGTTCTGAGCGTTCAACTCAGCTGGGAGACTCTTCTCCGGTATGGAGCGGGGTGTGT TTTTTGCTTTGTGGAGTATGCGGAATATTCTGTGCCAAAAAAAAGTCAGGACTTATT aTGATACTTTTCTCTGCTTGCTGTATCTGTGGGTTAATTGGAGGAATATTAAACTTCCAGTTTCTTCGAGCTCTAACAAAGAAATCCTCAGCTCTCTATCCACTGCACCTTACCTCCATGTCTCTAGCATGCATTGGAATTGGTGGTTGTACCCTTTCTTCATGGCTAACTTGCCGACTAGCCAGCTATGAACAAAGAAGAATGTTTTCAGAAAGAGAACATTCATTACATCACTCTCATGAAATGGCTGAAAAA AGATTAAGGGGTATTGAAATAATCGACCTGCCCAGCTGCCCAGTGATACCCCCAACACCAGAATTACCTCCAAG CAGACAGGTGTCTATATCACCACACCCTCACCTCAATCAACATTATCTGGCACCTTATCTGGAAATCCCAGCTGAGTCCAAG GAAGTGACAGATAACATGTGTAATGGAGGACCACATCTAATTTATAATGGAAGAGCATATTGA